From a single Lewinella sp. LCG006 genomic region:
- a CDS encoding alanine/glycine:cation symporter family protein, protein MDLQQLKEMLDAVLQPVMITMLLGTGLWLTIRLGLIQFRRFAHGVAVASGKYDDADDPGDVSHFQALTTALSATVGIGNIAGVAIAIHWGGPGALFWMWVTAVLGMATKYGEVTLAQHFREVDAKGNIAGGPMYYIEKGLGPRWKPVAMLVAGALMLTAFLSGNAIQANSIADLAQTELGVAPAWTGLLSSILVGVVILGGIQRIGKVTSIIAPVMALLYVGGGLAVLFIHAESILPAFQLIFTEAFNPTAGVAGTGVGVFLQTMMWGIRRGLFSNEAGQGSAPIAHSAAKTQEPASEGVVALIEPFIDTLVICTITGLVIISTGVWSVTTPTTLALSGGDMSIVNTEGLALSAEEQAIMEELAYEDGVPKEEQAYQLAWHEVAVARLYVDMEQQTPFTGTISTAEGLAYLSNGEKRTELYGQAVENGAPLTRLAYVSVLGTTGSVIVGLCVFLFGISTSISWSYYGDRCVHYLFGERGIMPYKVIYVIMHFVGAITALNVIWGLGDLVLAFVTIPNVLALVLLSGTIKKLTDRYFEKRRED, encoded by the coding sequence ATGGACTTACAACAACTCAAAGAAATGCTGGATGCGGTTTTGCAGCCGGTAATGATCACCATGTTATTGGGTACGGGCCTGTGGCTTACGATTAGGCTGGGGCTGATTCAGTTTCGGCGCTTTGCTCACGGGGTGGCTGTGGCCAGTGGCAAGTACGACGATGCGGATGATCCTGGTGATGTCAGTCATTTTCAGGCGCTCACGACGGCTTTGTCGGCCACGGTGGGGATTGGTAATATCGCTGGGGTCGCGATCGCTATTCACTGGGGTGGACCGGGGGCACTGTTCTGGATGTGGGTGACCGCCGTGCTGGGTATGGCCACCAAATATGGCGAAGTAACCCTGGCTCAGCACTTTCGCGAAGTGGACGCTAAAGGTAATATCGCAGGTGGCCCTATGTATTACATCGAAAAAGGCTTGGGGCCGCGCTGGAAACCCGTGGCCATGCTGGTCGCTGGTGCCTTGATGCTGACGGCCTTCCTTTCGGGAAATGCCATTCAGGCCAATTCTATTGCGGATTTGGCGCAGACCGAGCTTGGCGTTGCGCCGGCCTGGACGGGACTCCTCAGTAGTATACTGGTGGGGGTGGTTATTCTAGGGGGCATTCAGCGTATTGGTAAGGTTACGAGCATCATTGCCCCGGTGATGGCGCTGCTTTATGTGGGCGGTGGCTTGGCGGTGCTCTTTATTCATGCGGAGAGTATTCTCCCTGCGTTTCAGTTGATCTTCACCGAGGCGTTCAACCCTACCGCCGGAGTGGCTGGTACGGGAGTAGGCGTATTTTTGCAAACCATGATGTGGGGCATCCGGCGAGGGTTGTTCTCGAATGAGGCGGGGCAGGGCTCGGCACCGATTGCGCATTCGGCGGCCAAGACCCAAGAGCCTGCTTCTGAGGGAGTGGTTGCCTTGATTGAGCCTTTTATTGATACGCTTGTGATTTGTACGATTACGGGTTTGGTGATTATTTCAACGGGTGTATGGTCGGTCACAACTCCCACTACGTTGGCGTTGAGTGGTGGTGATATGAGCATTGTCAATACGGAGGGGCTTGCCTTATCGGCGGAAGAACAAGCCATAATGGAAGAATTAGCTTACGAAGATGGCGTCCCCAAAGAAGAACAAGCTTACCAACTGGCCTGGCACGAAGTAGCAGTGGCACGGCTTTATGTAGACATGGAGCAACAAACGCCCTTCACGGGTACCATCTCTACCGCAGAAGGCCTAGCCTATTTGAGTAATGGAGAAAAGAGAACGGAACTCTACGGGCAGGCCGTGGAGAATGGTGCGCCGCTCACTCGCTTGGCTTACGTTTCGGTTTTGGGAACTACGGGCAGTGTGATTGTAGGCTTGTGTGTGTTTCTTTTCGGTATTTCGACCTCTATTTCCTGGAGCTATTACGGCGACCGTTGTGTGCATTATCTTTTTGGCGAGCGAGGGATCATGCCTTACAAGGTGATTTATGTGATCATGCATTTTGTGGGGGCGATCACGGCACTCAACGTTATCTGGGGCTTAGGTGATTTGGTGCTAGCCTTTGTGACGATCCCCAACGTATTGGCGCTGGTATTGCTATCGGGGACGATCAAGAAATTGACGGATCGGTATTTTGAGAAGAGGAGGGAGGACTAG
- a CDS encoding amidohydrolase yields the protein MQSFWPPLLFLMFYSTVVGFAQTNFSPSEQQLLRQLEEKAPHYNAVAQQIWTWAELGYQEEKSSALLQEELAKAGFKIEQGVADIPTAFVASYGSGSPVIGVLGEFDALPGVSQAAVPYPLARENAPNGHACGHHLFGTASVAAAIAVKDWLKDSGQAGTIRFYGTPAEEGGAGKVYMTRAGLFADVDAVLHWHPGDGNSADPGSTLANMSAKFRFYGKASHAAAAPERGRSALDGVEAMNYMVNMMREHVSEKTRIHYVITRGGEAPNVVPAFAEAFYYVRHPDRAEVKQLFQRLVKAAEGAAIGTATRMEYEIIHGSYNLLPNKTLAEIMYASLQRVGGVSYNKEEQAFADSIWQTLGRPEVPLAQAIEVAPFTAEPSVYPASTDVGDVSWVTPTTGLRTATWVPGTSAHSWQAVACGGTSIGHKGMLVAAKTISLTAMQLFLNPDLCEQAKQELTQRTGKDFKYESLLGDREPPLDYRE from the coding sequence ATGCAATCATTCTGGCCACCTCTCCTTTTCTTGATGTTTTATTCCACGGTAGTGGGATTCGCTCAGACCAATTTTTCTCCCTCCGAACAACAGTTGTTGCGTCAACTGGAAGAAAAGGCTCCTCACTATAATGCTGTTGCTCAACAAATATGGACTTGGGCTGAACTGGGTTATCAGGAAGAAAAAAGCAGTGCTTTGCTCCAGGAGGAGCTCGCAAAAGCTGGATTTAAGATAGAACAAGGGGTTGCGGATATCCCTACCGCATTTGTTGCCAGCTATGGTAGTGGTTCTCCGGTCATTGGTGTTTTGGGTGAATTTGATGCCTTGCCCGGCGTTTCCCAAGCAGCTGTGCCTTATCCATTGGCGCGGGAAAATGCTCCCAACGGGCATGCTTGCGGGCATCATCTATTTGGTACCGCTTCTGTAGCTGCGGCTATCGCGGTGAAAGATTGGCTGAAAGATAGTGGTCAGGCGGGCACCATCCGCTTTTATGGTACCCCAGCAGAAGAGGGAGGTGCAGGAAAAGTGTACATGACCCGTGCAGGCCTTTTTGCGGATGTTGATGCAGTATTACACTGGCATCCCGGCGATGGCAACAGTGCAGACCCTGGGTCGACCTTGGCCAATATGTCGGCTAAATTTCGCTTTTATGGAAAAGCATCCCACGCAGCGGCAGCACCTGAACGAGGACGCTCTGCGCTAGATGGCGTGGAGGCCATGAATTATATGGTGAACATGATGCGTGAACACGTAAGTGAAAAGACTCGTATTCACTATGTCATTACCCGTGGAGGAGAAGCTCCAAATGTGGTGCCAGCTTTCGCAGAAGCGTTTTACTATGTACGGCATCCTGACCGGGCCGAAGTGAAACAGCTTTTTCAGCGCTTGGTCAAGGCTGCCGAAGGGGCCGCTATCGGGACAGCAACGAGGATGGAGTATGAAATCATCCACGGTTCGTACAATTTGTTGCCTAATAAAACACTGGCGGAAATCATGTACGCTAGCTTGCAGCGGGTAGGAGGCGTAAGCTACAATAAAGAAGAACAAGCCTTTGCTGATAGCATCTGGCAGACGCTCGGTCGACCAGAAGTACCTCTGGCCCAAGCGATAGAAGTCGCTCCTTTTACGGCCGAACCCAGTGTTTATCCCGCCTCTACCGATGTTGGCGATGTGAGCTGGGTAACGCCGACTACGGGGTTGCGCACGGCTACCTGGGTGCCAGGTACTTCAGCACACTCGTGGCAAGCCGTTGCCTGTGGGGGAACCAGTATTGGACACAAGGGGATGCTGGTAGCGGCCAAAACCATAAGTCTCACCGCTATGCAACTTTTTCTAAATCCCGATTTGTGTGAGCAGGCCAAGCAAGAACTCACCCAACGGACGGGAAAAGATTTTAAGTACGAATCATTGCTCGGTGATCGAGAACCACCGCTGGACTACCGGGAGTAG
- a CDS encoding MFS transporter, with protein MLSLWKSFVISRMIPYLHFRLSVLQFLQFFIWGSWFVTAGTYLQGTLGFSGLEVGMVYGTTAIAATISPFLLGILADRFFSTEKILALLHFLGGGLLFLVAQMKEFAWFYPLILLYVLCFLPTFSLSNALCFHHIEDTKRDFPRIRVWGTISWILVGLLISWLKVEDQVLPFQIAATCSVLQGLYALTLPSTPPQKRKENLWQSLRGPEMQALFKDRSLVVMIVAIALICIPSSYYYSFVNSFLNEFGVTNAAGKMALGQITEAIFMLTLPWFFLRWRLKYIIFVGLLTWGLRYGCFIIGIQLHSEAWLMLGVGMHGLAYIFSMLSAQIYLDTRVPVHLRGTGQGFYSLLTLGIGVFIGSTIAGQTVSAHTLADHSHNWTQIWLLPTWFGVAVAFGFLYFFKGKQRA; from the coding sequence ATGTTAAGTTTGTGGAAATCCTTTGTAATTTCGCGGATGATTCCGTACCTCCATTTCCGACTTTCCGTATTACAGTTCCTGCAATTCTTTATCTGGGGTAGCTGGTTCGTAACAGCGGGCACTTATCTACAAGGTACCTTGGGGTTTAGTGGCCTGGAAGTAGGGATGGTTTATGGTACTACGGCTATCGCCGCCACGATCTCTCCCTTCCTTTTGGGTATTTTAGCGGATCGCTTTTTTTCTACCGAAAAAATCCTGGCTTTACTTCATTTTTTGGGTGGTGGCTTACTGTTTTTAGTAGCACAAATGAAGGAGTTTGCCTGGTTCTACCCGTTGATCCTGCTTTACGTACTTTGTTTTTTACCTACGTTTAGCTTGTCCAATGCCCTATGTTTTCATCATATTGAAGATACCAAACGTGATTTTCCCCGGATCAGGGTGTGGGGTACGATTTCCTGGATCCTGGTAGGCTTGTTGATCAGCTGGCTGAAAGTAGAAGACCAGGTATTGCCCTTTCAGATTGCGGCTACGTGCTCGGTATTACAAGGGCTATATGCTTTGACGTTGCCGTCGACACCTCCGCAGAAGAGGAAAGAAAATCTCTGGCAAAGCCTACGCGGTCCTGAAATGCAGGCTTTGTTTAAGGATCGTTCTTTGGTGGTGATGATCGTTGCTATCGCGCTCATTTGTATTCCTTCTTCCTATTATTACAGTTTCGTCAATTCATTTTTGAACGAATTTGGGGTGACCAATGCCGCTGGGAAAATGGCGCTAGGACAGATCACCGAGGCTATTTTTATGCTTACGCTCCCGTGGTTTTTTTTACGCTGGCGATTGAAGTACATCATTTTTGTGGGCTTGCTTACCTGGGGGCTACGTTACGGGTGTTTCATTATCGGTATTCAGCTGCATTCTGAAGCGTGGCTGATGCTGGGAGTGGGCATGCATGGGCTTGCCTATATTTTTTCGATGCTATCAGCGCAAATATATTTAGATACACGAGTGCCTGTCCATCTGCGAGGCACCGGGCAGGGCTTCTACTCCTTGCTGACTTTAGGCATTGGGGTCTTTATTGGCTCTACCATTGCCGGACAAACAGTGAGTGCGCATACCTTGGCCGATCATTCTCATAATTGGACGCAAATTTGGTTGTTGCCTACTTGGTTTGGCGTAGCGGTAGCCTTTGGTTTCCTGTACTTTTTCAAAGGGAAGCAGCGGGCATAG